The proteins below are encoded in one region of Streptomyces ficellus:
- a CDS encoding Tex family protein, whose protein sequence is MTTSIEGRIAEELGVRERQVKAAVELLDGGSTVPFIARYRKEATEMLDDAQLRTLEERLRYLRELEDRRAAVLDSVREQGKLTEELRASILAADTKARLEDIYLPFKPKRRTKAQIAREAGLEPLADGLLGDPSVEPLAAAAAFVDAGKGVADAAAALDGARAILTERFSEDADLIGELRERMWTRGRLAAKVREGKEEAGAKFADYFDFAEPFTELPSHRVLAMLRGEKEEVLDLVLEPEEPVEGPSSYEGIVASRFGISQQGRPGDKWLGETVRWAWRTRLLVHLGIDLRLRLRTAAEDEAVRVFAANLRDLLLAAPAGTRATLGLDPGFRTGVKVAVVDATGKVVATDTIYPHVPANKWDQALATLARLAKEHAVELVAIGNGTASRETDKLAADLIARHPELGLTKVMVSEAGASVYSASAFASQELPELDVSLRGAVSIARRLQDPLAELVKIDPKSIGVGQYQHDLSEVKLSRSLDAVVEDCVNGVGVDVNTASAPLLSRVSGIGAGLAENIVAHRDANGPFRSRKALKDVARLGPKAYEQCAGFLRIRGGDDPLDASSVHPEAYPVVRRMVKTTGGEVASLIGNTSVLRSMRADDFVDETFGLPTVTDILRELEKPGRDPRPAFKTATFKEGVEKIGDLSPGMVLEGVVTNVAAFGAFVDVGVHQDGLVHVSAMSRTFVKDPREVVKPGDVVKVKVLDVDIPRKRISLTLRLDDEAGAAAAGSGAPKRERGGRPPQQRQGGGGGRGDRGDRGDRRGGGGAGGAARQSQPRTSTPAPANSAMADALRKAGLLGGGSGGGSGRPGRGGR, encoded by the coding sequence GTGACGACGTCCATCGAAGGCAGGATCGCCGAGGAGCTCGGCGTACGGGAGCGGCAGGTGAAGGCGGCCGTCGAGCTGCTCGACGGCGGGTCGACCGTCCCGTTCATCGCGCGCTACCGCAAGGAAGCGACCGAGATGCTCGACGACGCGCAGCTGCGGACGCTCGAGGAGCGGCTGCGCTACCTGCGGGAGCTGGAGGACCGGCGCGCCGCCGTCCTCGACTCCGTACGGGAGCAGGGCAAGCTCACCGAGGAGCTGCGGGCGAGCATCCTCGCCGCGGACACCAAGGCGCGGCTCGAGGACATCTACCTGCCGTTCAAGCCCAAGCGCCGCACCAAGGCGCAGATCGCCCGCGAGGCCGGCCTGGAGCCGCTCGCGGACGGGCTGCTGGGCGACCCGTCGGTGGAGCCGCTCGCCGCGGCCGCCGCGTTCGTCGACGCCGGCAAGGGCGTCGCGGATGCGGCCGCCGCGCTGGACGGCGCCCGCGCCATCCTCACCGAGCGATTCTCCGAGGACGCCGACCTGATCGGCGAGCTGCGCGAGCGGATGTGGACGCGCGGGCGGCTGGCGGCGAAGGTGCGCGAGGGCAAGGAGGAGGCGGGCGCGAAGTTCGCCGACTACTTCGACTTCGCGGAGCCCTTCACCGAGCTGCCCTCGCACCGGGTGCTCGCGATGCTGCGCGGCGAGAAGGAGGAGGTCCTCGACCTGGTCCTGGAGCCGGAGGAGCCGGTGGAGGGCCCGTCGTCGTACGAGGGCATCGTCGCCTCCCGGTTCGGCATCTCCCAGCAGGGGCGGCCGGGCGACAAGTGGCTCGGCGAGACCGTCCGCTGGGCGTGGCGCACCCGGCTCCTGGTCCACCTCGGCATCGACCTGCGGCTGCGGCTGCGCACGGCGGCGGAGGACGAGGCGGTGCGCGTCTTCGCCGCGAACCTGCGTGACCTGCTGCTCGCGGCGCCCGCCGGGACCCGGGCGACGCTCGGGCTCGACCCCGGTTTCCGTACCGGCGTGAAGGTCGCGGTCGTGGACGCGACCGGCAAGGTCGTCGCCACCGACACGATCTACCCGCACGTGCCCGCCAACAAGTGGGACCAGGCGCTCGCGACGCTGGCCCGGCTGGCGAAGGAGCACGCGGTCGAGCTGGTCGCCATCGGCAACGGCACCGCGTCGCGCGAGACCGACAAGCTGGCCGCCGACCTGATCGCCAGGCACCCGGAGCTGGGCCTCACCAAGGTCATGGTGTCGGAGGCGGGCGCTTCGGTGTACTCGGCCTCCGCGTTCGCCTCGCAGGAGCTGCCCGAGCTCGACGTGTCGCTGCGCGGTGCCGTCTCGATCGCGCGCCGGCTCCAGGACCCGCTCGCCGAGCTGGTGAAGATCGACCCGAAGTCGATCGGTGTCGGCCAGTACCAGCACGACCTGTCCGAGGTGAAACTGTCCCGGTCGCTGGACGCCGTGGTCGAGGACTGTGTGAACGGTGTGGGCGTCGACGTCAACACCGCGTCCGCGCCACTGCTTTCGCGGGTGTCCGGCATCGGCGCCGGCCTCGCCGAGAACATCGTGGCCCACCGCGACGCCAACGGCCCCTTCCGGTCGCGGAAGGCGCTGAAGGACGTGGCGCGGCTCGGCCCGAAGGCGTACGAGCAGTGCGCGGGCTTCCTGCGGATCCGGGGCGGCGACGACCCGCTGGACGCCTCCAGCGTGCACCCCGAGGCGTACCCGGTGGTGCGGCGCATGGTGAAGACGACGGGTGGTGAGGTCGCGTCGCTGATCGGCAACACGTCGGTGCTGCGGTCGATGCGCGCGGACGACTTCGTCGACGAGACGTTCGGCCTTCCCACGGTCACCGACATTCTGCGCGAGCTGGAGAAGCCGGGGCGCGACCCGCGGCCCGCGTTCAAGACCGCCACCTTCAAGGAGGGCGTCGAGAAGATCGGCGACCTGTCGCCGGGCATGGTCCTGGAGGGCGTCGTCACCAACGTGGCCGCGTTCGGTGCCTTCGTGGACGTCGGTGTGCACCAGGACGGGCTCGTCCACGTCTCCGCGATGTCCCGCACCTTCGTCAAGGACCCGCGCGAGGTGGTGAAGCCGGGTGACGTGGTGAAGGTGAAGGTGCTGGACGTCGACATCCCGCGCAAGCGGATCTCGCTGACGCTGCGGCTGGACGACGAGGCGGGCGCCGCCGCGGCGGGCTCCGGCGCGCCGAAGCGGGAGCGGGGCGGGCGGCCGCCCCAGCAGCGGCAGGGCGGTGGTGGTGGCCGTGGTGACCGCGGTGACCGCGGTGACCGGCGCGGTGGTGGTGGCGCGGGCGGCGCGGCCCGCCAGTCCCAGCCCCGGACCTCCACGCCCGCGCCCGCGAACAGCGCGATGGCGGACGCCCTGCGCAAGGCGGGTCTGCTGGGCGGCGGCAGCGGTGGCGGAAGCGGCAGGCCCGGGCGGGGCGGCCGGTGA
- a CDS encoding ABC-F family ATP-binding cassette domain-containing protein: MTATLVAKDLAAGHGERSLFSGLDLVVAPGDVIGLVGVNGAGKSTLLRLLAGLDTPEHGELRLSPPTATVGHLPQEPERREGETVRGFLARRTGVAAAQAAMDDATQGLVDGTPGADDAYATALDRWLNLGGADLDERAEEVADSLGLTIGLDRPMTSLSGGQAARAGLASLLLSRYDVFLLDEPTNDLDLDGLERLERFVQGLRAGTVVISHDREFLARTVTKVLELDLAQQQIRLYGGGYEAYLEERETARRHAREEFEEYADKKAALEGRAQMQRSWMDKGVKNARRKAGGDNDKIGRKFRSEASEKQAAKARQTQRMIERLDVVDEPRKEWELRMEIAAAPRSGAVVATLRDAEAARGDFRFGPASLQIDWADRVAITGANGAGKSTLLAALLGRLPLDAGYASLGSGVVVGEVDQARKLFHGQESLLDAFCAAVPDTEPADVRTLLAKFGLKAHHVTRSATSLSPGERTRAALALLQGRGVNLLVLDEPTNHLDLPAIEQLEQALDSYQGTLLLVTHDRRMLDAVRTTRRVEVADGKVTEQ, encoded by the coding sequence ATGACTGCAACCCTCGTCGCGAAGGACCTCGCCGCCGGCCACGGCGAACGCTCCCTGTTCTCCGGCCTCGACCTCGTCGTCGCACCCGGCGACGTGATCGGCCTCGTCGGCGTCAACGGCGCCGGCAAGTCGACCCTGCTCCGGCTCCTCGCCGGGCTCGACACGCCCGAGCACGGGGAGCTGCGCCTGTCGCCTCCCACCGCCACCGTCGGCCACCTGCCGCAGGAGCCGGAGCGCCGCGAGGGCGAGACCGTGCGCGGCTTCCTCGCGCGGCGCACCGGCGTCGCCGCCGCCCAGGCCGCGATGGACGACGCCACCCAGGGCCTCGTCGACGGCACCCCCGGCGCCGACGACGCGTACGCCACCGCCCTGGACCGCTGGCTGAACCTCGGCGGCGCCGACCTCGACGAGCGGGCCGAGGAGGTCGCCGACTCGCTCGGCCTGACCATCGGGCTCGACCGGCCGATGACGTCCCTCTCCGGCGGCCAGGCCGCGCGCGCGGGCCTCGCCTCGCTCCTCCTCTCCCGGTACGACGTGTTCCTGCTCGACGAGCCGACCAACGACCTCGACCTGGACGGCCTCGAACGGCTGGAACGCTTCGTCCAGGGCCTGCGCGCCGGGACGGTCGTCATCAGCCACGACCGCGAGTTCCTCGCCCGCACCGTCACCAAGGTCCTGGAACTGGACCTGGCCCAGCAGCAGATCCGGCTCTACGGCGGCGGCTACGAGGCGTACCTGGAGGAGCGGGAGACCGCCCGCCGGCACGCCCGCGAGGAGTTCGAGGAGTACGCCGACAAGAAGGCCGCCCTCGAGGGCCGCGCCCAGATGCAGCGCTCCTGGATGGACAAGGGCGTCAAGAACGCCCGGCGCAAGGCGGGCGGAGACAACGACAAGATCGGCCGGAAGTTCCGCAGCGAGGCGAGCGAGAAGCAGGCGGCGAAGGCCCGCCAGACCCAGCGCATGATCGAGCGGCTCGACGTCGTCGACGAGCCCCGCAAGGAGTGGGAGCTGCGGATGGAGATCGCCGCCGCGCCCCGCTCGGGAGCGGTGGTGGCGACGCTGCGCGACGCCGAGGCGGCCCGCGGCGACTTCCGCTTCGGCCCCGCCTCCCTCCAGATCGACTGGGCCGACCGGGTCGCCATCACCGGCGCCAACGGGGCCGGCAAGTCGACCCTGCTCGCCGCCCTCCTCGGCCGCCTCCCGCTGGACGCCGGGTACGCCTCGCTCGGCTCGGGCGTCGTCGTCGGCGAGGTCGACCAGGCGCGCAAACTGTTCCACGGGCAGGAATCCCTGCTGGACGCGTTCTGCGCGGCGGTGCCCGACACCGAGCCGGCGGACGTGCGCACCCTGCTCGCCAAGTTCGGCCTCAAGGCCCACCACGTGACGCGGTCGGCCACGTCCCTCTCGCCGGGCGAGCGTACCCGTGCCGCCCTCGCCCTGCTCCAGGGCCGTGGCGTCAACCTGCTGGTCCTCGACGAGCCGACCAACCACCTGGACCTGCCGGCCATCGAACAGCTCGAGCAGGCCCTCGACTCGTACCAGGGCACCCTGCTCCTGGTCACCCACGACCGGCGCATGCTCGACGCGGTCCGCACCACCCGCCGCGTCGAGGTCGCCGACGGCAAGGTGACCGAGCAGTGA
- a CDS encoding restriction endonuclease: MAVRRPRRRRLKKQTRGKLRLWGAVAAVAVVVWVARNWSMVWPVLVAVLAVAVLGGGGWALLRAHRLAVGQDRAWRAQEEARARELSMAEVDGLSWQEFETYVAELCRRDGCTEVVVSGRSGDLGADVVGFLADGRKLVVQCKKYAASRSVSSQDVQKFVGTARPEHGADVALFVTTCRAFTRDALGLALRQDIVAMHRDLLGAWVRGAHLETLIPLNGSGGGTGRRRPST; this comes from the coding sequence ATGGCGGTCCGTCGACCACGGCGCCGGCGCTTGAAGAAGCAGACCCGCGGGAAGCTGCGGTTGTGGGGTGCGGTGGCGGCGGTCGCCGTAGTGGTGTGGGTCGCCCGGAACTGGTCGATGGTGTGGCCCGTCCTGGTGGCCGTACTCGCCGTGGCCGTGCTGGGCGGGGGCGGGTGGGCGCTGCTGCGGGCGCACCGTCTGGCGGTCGGCCAGGACCGGGCGTGGCGGGCGCAGGAGGAGGCCCGGGCGCGTGAGTTGTCCATGGCCGAGGTCGACGGCCTGTCGTGGCAGGAGTTCGAGACGTACGTCGCGGAGCTGTGCCGGCGGGACGGCTGCACGGAGGTGGTCGTCAGCGGCAGGAGCGGCGACCTGGGCGCGGACGTGGTCGGCTTCCTGGCCGACGGCCGCAAGCTGGTCGTCCAGTGCAAGAAGTACGCGGCGTCCAGGAGCGTGTCGTCGCAGGACGTGCAGAAGTTCGTCGGCACCGCCCGTCCCGAGCACGGCGCGGACGTCGCCCTCTTCGTCACCACCTGCCGCGCGTTCACGAGGGACGCGCTGGGCCTGGCGCTGCGCCAGGACATCGTGGCCATGCACCGCGATCTGCTGGGTGCCTGGGTCAGGGGCGCGCACCTGGAGACGCTGATCCCGCTGAACGGCAGCGGCGGCGGCACCGGGCGGCGGCGCCCTTCCACCTGA
- a CDS encoding class I SAM-dependent methyltransferase produces the protein MPFDHNDHYHRLLLRQVPRNCEAALDVGCGTGRFARRLADLGMEVDAIDPSEEAIAEARALSARMTGGRSPRFQHADVTGVELPKAHYGFISCLASIHHMPFDTVTALREALAPGGVLVILGCYPERTRLDWAWSLSAVPVNAVARLAVAVGERLRSVPAATSREGVKAPVRQPAMPLAEIRQEAAALLPGCTTRRLLFWRYLLVFHHRG, from the coding sequence ATGCCTTTTGATCACAACGACCACTATCACCGTCTGCTGTTGCGCCAGGTGCCGCGGAACTGCGAAGCGGCACTGGACGTGGGATGCGGAACCGGCCGGTTCGCGCGTCGGCTCGCTGACCTGGGCATGGAGGTCGATGCGATCGATCCGTCGGAGGAGGCCATCGCGGAGGCCCGCGCGCTGTCCGCCCGGATGACCGGTGGCCGGAGTCCGCGCTTCCAGCACGCGGACGTGACGGGCGTCGAACTTCCCAAGGCGCATTACGGCTTCATCTCGTGCCTCGCGAGCATCCACCACATGCCGTTCGACACCGTCACCGCACTGCGTGAGGCGCTTGCGCCCGGCGGGGTCCTCGTGATCTTGGGGTGTTATCCGGAGAGAACCCGGCTCGACTGGGCTTGGAGTCTGTCAGCCGTTCCCGTCAACGCCGTCGCCCGACTGGCTGTCGCCGTGGGGGAAAGGCTCCGCTCTGTCCCTGCTGCGACCAGTCGGGAAGGAGTGAAGGCGCCGGTGAGACAGCCGGCCATGCCTCTGGCGGAGATTCGCCAGGAAGCCGCGGCGCTGCTGCCCGGATGCACCACCCGCAGGCTCCTCTTCTGGCGCTACCTGCTCGTTTTCCACCACCGCGGCTGA
- a CDS encoding methyltransferase, which yields METATARAAMADRGLIVHLAFGSMAAQTLRAAVRLGVFDLIGDGRRPAAEVAADAGAEHQPMTRLLRALAGLGLMEEHEPDAFSVTPAGALLVSGRPDSLTSFVRMFTDPAIVRAWDGLESSVRTGEIAFDAVFGTDFFSHLGRHPELSADFNAAMSQASEETAAVLPHAYDFGRFTSVTDVGGGDGSVLAGILAAHPPLTGVVHDTQDGLAQAPKTLDRSGVADRCSLAPGDFFRSVPGGSDLYLIKSVLHDWSDDQAATILGHCRAVLPPGGRVLIVEPVLPEVVGTGASAHAADGGITYLSDLNMLVNLGGRERTRKDFEEVCHRAGLSLLTATPLPEAAPFSLIECAAR from the coding sequence ATGGAGACAGCCACTGCCCGAGCGGCCATGGCCGACCGAGGTCTGATCGTCCACCTCGCCTTCGGCAGCATGGCCGCACAGACCCTGCGCGCCGCGGTGCGGCTCGGAGTCTTCGACCTGATCGGCGACGGCCGGCGGCCGGCCGCCGAGGTGGCCGCCGACGCGGGAGCCGAACACCAGCCCATGACACGGCTGTTGCGCGCCCTCGCCGGTCTCGGCCTGATGGAGGAGCACGAACCCGACGCGTTCTCCGTGACTCCCGCCGGCGCCCTTCTCGTGTCCGGCCGCCCCGACTCGCTCACCTCGTTCGTCCGGATGTTCACCGACCCGGCGATCGTGCGGGCCTGGGACGGCCTGGAGAGCAGCGTCCGCACCGGCGAGATCGCGTTCGACGCCGTCTTCGGCACCGACTTCTTCAGCCACCTCGGCCGGCACCCCGAACTGTCCGCCGACTTCAACGCGGCGATGAGCCAGGCCTCCGAGGAGACGGCCGCCGTGCTGCCGCACGCCTACGACTTCGGCCGCTTCACCTCGGTCACCGACGTCGGCGGCGGCGACGGAAGCGTCCTGGCCGGCATACTCGCCGCGCACCCGCCGCTCACCGGCGTCGTCCACGACACCCAGGACGGCCTGGCCCAGGCACCCAAGACGCTCGACCGGAGCGGAGTGGCGGACCGCTGCTCCCTGGCCCCGGGCGACTTCTTCCGCTCGGTACCCGGCGGCTCGGACCTGTACCTGATCAAGAGCGTTCTGCACGACTGGTCGGACGATCAGGCGGCCACGATCCTCGGCCACTGCCGCGCGGTACTGCCGCCCGGCGGCCGCGTCCTGATCGTGGAGCCGGTGCTCCCCGAAGTCGTCGGCACCGGCGCCTCCGCGCACGCCGCGGACGGCGGGATCACCTACCTCAGCGACCTCAACATGCTGGTCAACCTGGGCGGGAGGGAACGTACCCGCAAGGACTTCGAAGAGGTGTGCCACCGCGCGGGACTGTCCCTCCTGACGGCCACCCCGCTGCCGGAAGCGGCCCCCTTCTCCCTGATCGAGTGCGCGGCCCGCTGA
- a CDS encoding helix-turn-helix domain-containing protein, with protein sequence MRSDEVTAGAETGAGAGAGAGAVDGDGDLDGGHGSDGDRADGSRWEVARPCGVPAVTGVRMAGFRDRAGRALDLRVLPQPALVVVIGLGNDPFTVEGGALERSKTSPHPHPSLVASLSPGPARIRGRDVECVEMCLSPGAAYPLLGVSPHELEGAVVGLEDLWGQQGRQLRERVAAATAWQERFTLVSEFLARRAARGPAMTPEVAGVWDTIVAHGGRVRVDDLAASCGWSRKRLWSRFRAQIGLTPKRAAMLVRFDRAARALHAGGNAADIALAHGYADQSHLHRDVLAFAGCTPAALAGL encoded by the coding sequence ATGCGCAGCGACGAAGTGACTGCCGGGGCGGAGACCGGAGCCGGAGCCGGAGCCGGAGCCGGAGCCGTGGACGGGGACGGGGACTTGGACGGGGGCCATGGTTCCGACGGCGACCGTGCAGACGGCAGCCGGTGGGAAGTGGCGAGGCCCTGCGGCGTACCGGCCGTCACCGGTGTCCGCATGGCCGGCTTCCGGGATCGCGCGGGACGGGCACTGGACCTGCGGGTGCTGCCGCAGCCTGCCCTGGTCGTGGTCATCGGTCTGGGGAACGACCCGTTCACGGTCGAAGGCGGCGCCTTGGAACGATCCAAGACGAGCCCGCACCCCCATCCCAGCCTCGTCGCGTCGCTGTCGCCCGGTCCCGCGCGGATCCGCGGCCGGGACGTCGAGTGCGTCGAGATGTGCCTGTCGCCCGGCGCCGCTTACCCACTGCTGGGCGTGTCGCCGCACGAACTGGAGGGGGCGGTCGTCGGCCTGGAGGACCTGTGGGGGCAGCAGGGACGGCAGCTCCGGGAACGGGTGGCCGCCGCCACCGCCTGGCAGGAACGCTTCACGCTGGTCAGCGAGTTCCTCGCCCGCCGGGCGGCCCGGGGCCCGGCGATGACACCCGAGGTCGCCGGTGTGTGGGACACGATCGTGGCGCACGGCGGTCGGGTACGGGTCGACGACCTCGCCGCGTCCTGCGGGTGGAGCCGCAAGCGGCTGTGGTCCCGGTTCCGTGCCCAGATCGGCCTCACCCCCAAGCGCGCCGCCATGCTCGTCCGCTTCGACCGGGCCGCCCGGGCCCTGCACGCGGGCGGCAACGCCGCGGACATCGCCCTGGCGCACGGATACGCCGACCAGTCCCACCTCCACCGCGACGTCCTCGCCTTCGCCGGGTGCACGCCCGCCGCCCTGGCCGGCCTCTGA
- a CDS encoding FAD-dependent oxidoreductase translates to MGGDVIVVGGGVVGLTTAVTLAERGLRVRVWTRDAPGATTSSVAGALWWPYRIEPVERVGAWALASLEVYERLAAGPGATGVRMVAGVQAATELGALGPWAREVAALRQLPSGDLAAVLPLVDMPVHLAWLEARLVAAGGRVEVRTVSSLAEASAPVVVNCTGLGSRDLVPDPALRPVRGQLVLVENPGVEEWFVAPDASTGSATYFFPQPGRLVLGGTAEEDDWRTAPDAGTAAAIVARCARVRPEIGRARVLGHRVGLRPVRTGGVRLEAGPSAGGGLLVHNYGHGGAGVTVAWGCAREVARLVTAV, encoded by the coding sequence ATGGGCGGTGACGTGATCGTGGTGGGCGGCGGGGTCGTCGGGTTGACGACGGCGGTCACGCTGGCCGAGCGGGGGCTGCGGGTACGGGTGTGGACCCGGGACGCGCCGGGCGCCACCACCTCCTCGGTGGCGGGCGCGCTGTGGTGGCCGTACCGCATCGAACCGGTGGAGCGGGTGGGCGCGTGGGCGCTGGCGTCGCTGGAGGTGTACGAGCGGCTCGCCGCCGGGCCGGGGGCGACGGGCGTGCGGATGGTGGCGGGTGTCCAGGCGGCCACCGAGCTGGGCGCGCTCGGGCCGTGGGCGCGTGAGGTGGCGGCGCTGCGGCAGTTGCCGTCGGGCGACCTGGCGGCCGTGCTGCCGCTGGTCGACATGCCGGTGCACCTGGCCTGGCTGGAGGCCCGGCTGGTGGCGGCGGGCGGTCGTGTGGAGGTGCGGACGGTGTCGTCGCTCGCGGAGGCGTCCGCCCCGGTGGTGGTCAACTGCACCGGCCTGGGCTCGCGGGACCTCGTACCGGACCCGGCGCTGCGGCCGGTGCGCGGCCAGTTGGTGCTGGTGGAGAACCCGGGCGTGGAGGAGTGGTTCGTCGCGCCCGACGCCTCGACCGGTTCGGCGACGTACTTCTTCCCGCAGCCCGGGCGGCTGGTTCTGGGCGGTACGGCGGAGGAGGACGACTGGCGCACGGCACCGGACGCGGGCACGGCCGCCGCGATCGTCGCCCGGTGCGCCCGGGTCCGCCCCGAGATCGGCCGCGCCCGGGTGCTGGGGCACCGGGTGGGCCTGCGCCCCGTGCGGACGGGCGGCGTACGGCTGGAGGCCGGACCCTCGGCGGGCGGGGGCCTCCTGGTCCACAACTACGGCCACGGCGGCGCGGGCGTGACGGTCGCGTGGGGCTGCGCGCGGGAGGTGGCCCGGCTGGTCACCGCCGTCTGA
- a CDS encoding BCCT family transporter, with protein sequence MPVKAALPGRHPHEDKPPVTDRVVFGVTAVLTLGFVVWGATATSSLESLSDTMLNGLMHNGGWAFVLAASGFVVFALWLAVSRYGRIELGQEHEKPEFSTVSWVAMMFSAGMGIGLMFYGVSEPLAHYTTPPPGTDPADSADRMQTALATTLFHWTLHPWAIYAVVGLAIAYSTFRRRRRQTISAVFVPLLGKERAEGTPGRVIDILAIFATLFGSATSLGLGALQIGSGMQEVGWLGKAGTGLLVAIIAVLTVCFVFSAVSGVEKGIQWLSNTNMVLAVVLAIFVFVAGPTILVLDLVPTSLAAYFDELPQLIGRTEASTGGGDVAEWLSSWTVFYWAWWISWTPFVGMFIARISRGRTIRQFVGGVILVPSTVSLIWFAIFGGTAMRLKEQGNLGDATTPEAQLFGVLQEFPIAGVMSLLVMILVGIFFVSGADAASIVMGTLSQKGTFEPARFVVVFWGVVTGGVAAVMLLVGEGKGDALAGLQHLTILVAAPFVLVMIGMCWALMRDLRRDPLIVRGEIAEEAVEEAVIAGHEKYAGDFEIRIGPAQDETPKAAPDTRERDRDRDGKDPGDPPPAS encoded by the coding sequence CTGCCCGTGAAGGCGGCTCTGCCCGGCCGCCACCCGCACGAGGACAAACCCCCCGTGACGGACCGGGTGGTCTTCGGTGTGACGGCCGTGCTCACCCTGGGTTTCGTGGTCTGGGGCGCCACGGCCACCAGCTCGCTGGAGAGCCTCTCCGACACGATGCTGAACGGCCTGATGCACAACGGCGGCTGGGCGTTCGTCCTGGCCGCCTCGGGCTTCGTCGTCTTCGCCCTCTGGCTCGCCGTCAGCCGGTACGGCCGGATCGAGCTGGGCCAGGAGCACGAGAAGCCGGAGTTCAGCACCGTCTCCTGGGTCGCCATGATGTTCAGCGCCGGCATGGGCATCGGCCTGATGTTCTACGGCGTCAGCGAACCCCTCGCGCACTACACCACCCCGCCGCCGGGCACCGACCCCGCCGACTCGGCGGACCGGATGCAGACCGCGCTCGCCACCACGCTCTTCCACTGGACGCTGCACCCGTGGGCCATCTACGCCGTGGTCGGCCTGGCGATCGCCTACAGCACCTTCCGGCGCCGCAGGCGGCAGACCATCAGCGCCGTCTTCGTACCGCTGCTCGGCAAGGAGCGCGCCGAAGGCACTCCCGGCCGCGTCATCGACATCCTCGCCATCTTCGCCACGCTGTTCGGCTCCGCCACCTCCCTGGGGCTCGGCGCGCTCCAGATCGGCAGCGGCATGCAGGAGGTCGGCTGGCTGGGCAAGGCCGGCACCGGCCTGCTCGTCGCCATCATCGCCGTCCTGACGGTCTGCTTCGTCTTCTCCGCCGTGTCCGGTGTGGAGAAGGGCATCCAGTGGCTGTCCAACACCAACATGGTGCTGGCCGTCGTCCTCGCGATCTTCGTGTTCGTCGCCGGCCCCACCATCCTGGTCCTCGACCTCGTCCCCACCTCGCTCGCCGCGTACTTCGACGAGCTGCCCCAGCTGATCGGCCGCACCGAGGCGTCCACCGGCGGCGGTGACGTCGCCGAGTGGCTGAGCAGCTGGACGGTCTTCTACTGGGCCTGGTGGATCTCCTGGACGCCGTTCGTCGGCATGTTCATCGCCCGCATCAGCCGGGGCCGCACGATCCGTCAGTTCGTCGGCGGCGTCATCCTGGTTCCCAGCACGGTAAGCCTCATCTGGTTCGCCATCTTCGGCGGCACGGCCATGCGCCTGAAGGAGCAGGGCAACCTCGGCGACGCGACCACGCCCGAGGCGCAGCTCTTCGGGGTACTCCAGGAGTTCCCCATCGCCGGCGTGATGAGCCTGCTCGTGATGATCCTGGTCGGCATCTTCTTCGTCTCCGGTGCCGACGCCGCGTCGATCGTGATGGGCACCCTCTCCCAGAAGGGCACCTTCGAACCCGCCCGGTTCGTCGTCGTCTTCTGGGGCGTGGTGACCGGCGGCGTCGCGGCCGTCATGCTGCTCGTCGGCGAGGGCAAGGGCGACGCCCTGGCGGGCCTGCAACACCTGACGATCCTCGTCGCCGCCCCGTTCGTCCTGGTGATGATCGGCATGTGCTGGGCCCTCATGCGGGACCTCCGCCGCGACCCGCTGATCGTGCGCGGCGAGATCGCCGAGGAGGCGGTCGAGGAGGCGGTGATCGCCGGCCACGAGAAGTACGCGGGCGACTTCGAGATCCGCATCGGCCCGGCGCAGGACGAGACGCCCAAGGCGGCGCCGGACACCCGCGAACGGGATCGCGACCGTGACGGCAAGGACCCGGGGGACCCGCCTCCCGCGTCCTGA